In Hevea brasiliensis isolate MT/VB/25A 57/8 chromosome 13, ASM3005281v1, whole genome shotgun sequence, a single genomic region encodes these proteins:
- the LOC110650973 gene encoding probable purine permease 5 isoform X1 — translation MDKNEVEVLLVADERMEKESARPSISMRDKMSNWKTQALEAHKRKPISQWILLLSSVGAMLVAFPASSLLSRVYYANGGTSKWIISWVAVAGWPLTALILLPTYFFCKTFPTPLTLKLILSYIVLGFLSAADNLMYAYAYAYLPASTASLLASSSLVFSALCGYFIVKNKLNASMINAIVIITVAITIIALDSDSDRYDYVSDHQYIMGFIWDILGSALHGLIFALSELVFIKLLGKRSFHVVLEQQVMVSFFGFVFTTIGVIVNKDFQGMKSEAKNFEGGEVSYILVLVWGTITFQLGLLGGTAVLYLASTVLAGVLNAVRVPLTSIAAVILLHDPMSGFKILSLITTFWGFGSYIYGNSSSSKASSS, via the exons ATGGACAAGAACGAGGTAGAGGTGCTTTTAGTGGCTG ATGAAAGAATGGAGAAGGAATCAGCGCGACCTTCTATTTCAATGCGTGACAAAATGTCTAACTGGAAGACTCAGGCTTTGGAAGCACACAAAAGAAAGCCAATCTCACAGTGGATTCTTCTACTTTCGAGTGTTGGAGCAATGCTTGTGGCGTTTCCTGCCTCAAGTCTACTTTCACGTGTTTATTATGCAAATGGGGGTACAAGCAAGTGGATTATTTCATGGGTGGCAGTTGCTGGGTGGCCTTTAACTGCTTTAATTTTATTGCCCACTTACTTCTTTTGTAAAACATTTCCAACTCCTCTGACCCTAAAACTCATTCTCTCTTATATTGTGTTGGGTTTCTTAAGCGCTGCTGACAACCTGATGTATGCATACGCATATGCTTATCTCCCAGCATCAACTGCCTCTCTTCTGGCTTCATCATCCCTGGTGTTTTCTGCTCTGTGTGGATATTTTATTGTGAAAAACAAACTGAATGCTTCAATGATAAATGCTATTGTGATTATTACAGTTGCTATAACCATAATTGCATTGGATTCAGATTCTGACAGATATGACTATGTCAGTGACCATCAGTATATTATGGGTTTTATATGGGATATCTTGGGATCTGCTCTCCATGGGCTCATCTTTGCTCTTTCAGAGCTAGTTTTCATTAAATTGTTGGGGAAAAGATCCTTCCATGTTGTATTGGAGCAGCAGGTCATGGTTTCTTTCTTCGGTTTCGTATTTACCACCATTGGGGTCATTGTGAATAAAGATTTTCAAGGGATGAAATCTGAGGCTAAAAATTTTGAAGGTGGTGAAGTTTCATATATCCTGGTTCTTGTCTGGGGTACAATTACTTTTCAGTTGGGATTACTGGGAGGCACTGCTGTGCTTTATTTGGCTTCTACTGTACTGGCTGGTGTTCTCAATGCAGTGAGGGTACCTCTCACAAGCATTGCCGCTGTTATTTTGCTGCACGACCCCATGAGCGGTTTCAAGATTCTCTCTTTGATCACAACATTCTGGGGATTTGGTTCTTACATCTATGGCAATTCCTCTTCTAGTAAAGCTTCCTCATCATAG
- the LOC110650975 gene encoding eukaryotic translation initiation factor 5A, whose product MSDEEHHFESKADAGASKTYPQQAGTIRKNGYIVIKNRPCKVVEVSTSKTGKHGHAKCHFVGIDIFTAKKLEDIVPSSHNCDAPHVNRTDYQLIDISEDGFVSLLTESGNTKDDLRLPTDENLLSQIKDGFAEGKDLVVTVMSAMGEEQICALKDIGPKN is encoded by the exons ATGTCAGACGAGGAACACCACTTTGAGTCCAAGGCCGATGCTGGAGCCTCCAAGACCTATCCTCAACAAGCTGGTACCATTCGCAAGAATGGCTACATCGTTATCAAGAATCGTCCCTGCAag GTTGTGGAGGTTTCAACATCAAAGACAGGGAAGCACGGTCATGCTAAGTGCCACTTCGTTGGAATTGATATATTCACTGCAAAAAAACTTGAAGATATTGTTCCTTCATCCCACAATTGTGAT GCTCCCCATGTTAATCGTACTGATTATCAGCTGATTGATATCTCTGAAGATGGTTTT GTGAGTCTTCTGACTGAAAGTGGAAACACCAAGGATGATCTCAGGCTTCCCACCGATGAAAATCTGCTCAGCCAG ATTAAAGATGGGTTTGCTGAGGGGAAGGACCTTGTGGTGACCGTCATGTCTGCAATGGGAGAGGAGCAGATCTGTGCCCTCAAGGACATTGgtcctaaaaattaa
- the LOC110650973 gene encoding probable purine permease 5 isoform X3 has product MEKESARPSISMRDKMSNWKTQALEAHKRKPISQWILLLSSVGAMLVAFPASSLLSRVYYANGGTSKWIISWVAVAGWPLTALILLPTYFFCKTFPTPLTLKLILSYIVLGFLSAADNLMYAYAYAYLPASTASLLASSSLVFSALCGYFIVKNKLNASMINAIVIITVAITIIALDSDSDRYDYVSDHQYIMGFIWDILGSALHGLIFALSELVFIKLLGKRSFHVVLEQQVMVSFFGFVFTTIGVIVNKDFQGMKSEAKNFEGGEVSYILVLVWGTITFQLGLLGGTAVLYLASTVLAGVLNAVRVPLTSIAAVILLHDPMSGFKILSLITTFWGFGSYIYGNSSSSKASSS; this is encoded by the coding sequence ATGGAGAAGGAATCAGCGCGACCTTCTATTTCAATGCGTGACAAAATGTCTAACTGGAAGACTCAGGCTTTGGAAGCACACAAAAGAAAGCCAATCTCACAGTGGATTCTTCTACTTTCGAGTGTTGGAGCAATGCTTGTGGCGTTTCCTGCCTCAAGTCTACTTTCACGTGTTTATTATGCAAATGGGGGTACAAGCAAGTGGATTATTTCATGGGTGGCAGTTGCTGGGTGGCCTTTAACTGCTTTAATTTTATTGCCCACTTACTTCTTTTGTAAAACATTTCCAACTCCTCTGACCCTAAAACTCATTCTCTCTTATATTGTGTTGGGTTTCTTAAGCGCTGCTGACAACCTGATGTATGCATACGCATATGCTTATCTCCCAGCATCAACTGCCTCTCTTCTGGCTTCATCATCCCTGGTGTTTTCTGCTCTGTGTGGATATTTTATTGTGAAAAACAAACTGAATGCTTCAATGATAAATGCTATTGTGATTATTACAGTTGCTATAACCATAATTGCATTGGATTCAGATTCTGACAGATATGACTATGTCAGTGACCATCAGTATATTATGGGTTTTATATGGGATATCTTGGGATCTGCTCTCCATGGGCTCATCTTTGCTCTTTCAGAGCTAGTTTTCATTAAATTGTTGGGGAAAAGATCCTTCCATGTTGTATTGGAGCAGCAGGTCATGGTTTCTTTCTTCGGTTTCGTATTTACCACCATTGGGGTCATTGTGAATAAAGATTTTCAAGGGATGAAATCTGAGGCTAAAAATTTTGAAGGTGGTGAAGTTTCATATATCCTGGTTCTTGTCTGGGGTACAATTACTTTTCAGTTGGGATTACTGGGAGGCACTGCTGTGCTTTATTTGGCTTCTACTGTACTGGCTGGTGTTCTCAATGCAGTGAGGGTACCTCTCACAAGCATTGCCGCTGTTATTTTGCTGCACGACCCCATGAGCGGTTTCAAGATTCTCTCTTTGATCACAACATTCTGGGGATTTGGTTCTTACATCTATGGCAATTCCTCTTCTAGTAAAGCTTCCTCATCATAG
- the LOC110650973 gene encoding probable purine permease 5 isoform X2, whose product MPFSYERMEKESARPSISMRDKMSNWKTQALEAHKRKPISQWILLLSSVGAMLVAFPASSLLSRVYYANGGTSKWIISWVAVAGWPLTALILLPTYFFCKTFPTPLTLKLILSYIVLGFLSAADNLMYAYAYAYLPASTASLLASSSLVFSALCGYFIVKNKLNASMINAIVIITVAITIIALDSDSDRYDYVSDHQYIMGFIWDILGSALHGLIFALSELVFIKLLGKRSFHVVLEQQVMVSFFGFVFTTIGVIVNKDFQGMKSEAKNFEGGEVSYILVLVWGTITFQLGLLGGTAVLYLASTVLAGVLNAVRVPLTSIAAVILLHDPMSGFKILSLITTFWGFGSYIYGNSSSSKASSS is encoded by the exons ATGCCCTTTTCTT ATGAAAGAATGGAGAAGGAATCAGCGCGACCTTCTATTTCAATGCGTGACAAAATGTCTAACTGGAAGACTCAGGCTTTGGAAGCACACAAAAGAAAGCCAATCTCACAGTGGATTCTTCTACTTTCGAGTGTTGGAGCAATGCTTGTGGCGTTTCCTGCCTCAAGTCTACTTTCACGTGTTTATTATGCAAATGGGGGTACAAGCAAGTGGATTATTTCATGGGTGGCAGTTGCTGGGTGGCCTTTAACTGCTTTAATTTTATTGCCCACTTACTTCTTTTGTAAAACATTTCCAACTCCTCTGACCCTAAAACTCATTCTCTCTTATATTGTGTTGGGTTTCTTAAGCGCTGCTGACAACCTGATGTATGCATACGCATATGCTTATCTCCCAGCATCAACTGCCTCTCTTCTGGCTTCATCATCCCTGGTGTTTTCTGCTCTGTGTGGATATTTTATTGTGAAAAACAAACTGAATGCTTCAATGATAAATGCTATTGTGATTATTACAGTTGCTATAACCATAATTGCATTGGATTCAGATTCTGACAGATATGACTATGTCAGTGACCATCAGTATATTATGGGTTTTATATGGGATATCTTGGGATCTGCTCTCCATGGGCTCATCTTTGCTCTTTCAGAGCTAGTTTTCATTAAATTGTTGGGGAAAAGATCCTTCCATGTTGTATTGGAGCAGCAGGTCATGGTTTCTTTCTTCGGTTTCGTATTTACCACCATTGGGGTCATTGTGAATAAAGATTTTCAAGGGATGAAATCTGAGGCTAAAAATTTTGAAGGTGGTGAAGTTTCATATATCCTGGTTCTTGTCTGGGGTACAATTACTTTTCAGTTGGGATTACTGGGAGGCACTGCTGTGCTTTATTTGGCTTCTACTGTACTGGCTGGTGTTCTCAATGCAGTGAGGGTACCTCTCACAAGCATTGCCGCTGTTATTTTGCTGCACGACCCCATGAGCGGTTTCAAGATTCTCTCTTTGATCACAACATTCTGGGGATTTGGTTCTTACATCTATGGCAATTCCTCTTCTAGTAAAGCTTCCTCATCATAG